The DNA sequence CAAGCTGGCCGGATTTTTCTTTTTCGACACGGATTGGGCTTTGTATTTCGATTCCGCCCAAAATTTAAGTTCCATCACAAACAATATCGAAGAGGGAAAGAATTGATTCAATCCGAATTGATATCGACTAAGGTTAGAACTTTGCTTTTGCATCTATATAAGGATCGAGAGAGAATCATAGAGAGATCGAGAGACCAGGGAGATCGAGAGAGAATCATAGAGAGATCGAGAGACCAAGGAGATGTCGACTTTACTCGAGGTGACTCGCGCGTATCACGAGGAAGTCGAACGCCTCGAGCGAACAATCGTCGAGGATCTCCAAAACGATCCTACTTGTCACAGAGACCGTCTTCACCAGAGCCACCGCGTTCGCAGTATGATCGATCAAATCTCCGCCACTACCTACCTTGACTCTTCTAAAGTCGATATTGTGtaacaaaatatttgaaattcatGAAATTTAGTAGTATCGCTATCGGGGATCAGGAATATTTCAGGATGTAAACAGATCATCAATGCCCCCTCCAATCATTGATCAAGTTGATGGAGTAACATGTACAAGAAATTGTTACTCTAATCAATAATCAACAAGATTAATTAGGGTAATCACAGCCATAATAAGCaatcatataaataaatcctTGCTTTAACGTTGCCCTTCTGCAAAAGGCTGCGCGTGTTGGACGTGGAGCCTCTAGGTTCATCACAAGGGTTTTCATAGACCTGTTCTTGACAATATATGTAGCTAGCTGCTCAAGCACTTCATCAATAATAGAGCATGGAATCCAATAATATATTGTGGAATTCAATtaccaaacaaaacaaaatgatGAGGTGGATTATTGGTTCCTAGATTACTTTGTTGTTTTCATGATGATTCGATCCAATACTTTTTATTAGACCCAGCAATTTTTGACACTAACACGACAAACTGACACGAAATCGTAGAATTTATCTATATCCAATATTTCACGAGTTTCCCCTTCAAACCCCCAAGGCTGCATTATACGTCTAAGTTTTATCATACATTGTGTTTAGGTATGACCATAACTCATAAGGCTTCTGTGAATCTTGGATATCtagaaaaatattgattataCTGTGAGGTTCTTGAGATGGCTGAGCTCAAAATTGGCCTATGACATCCTTTAACCTAGGGGAGAGCGGATGTCGGATCGGTGCGGTTTCTTagtaaaaccgaaaccgaaaccgcataccctcggtttttaaaattcaaaaccgAAACCGCGGGTTCGGTTAcggatcggtttcggttttaaatatCTCGGTTCGGTTACAATTACTTCGGTTTCGGTTTATAAACCGCATACACAAAAATAAACACCGAAAGTCTTCATTCACTCAAAATACGAGAaattaatattacaatatttGTACTTCCAAAATAAGAATTCAAGATAATAGAGTAATAAAATGCCACAATCTCAGCAACAGCTTCTCGACTTCGTCTCCAGCCACATATTCCTCCTGAAAGGAACAAAAATGGGATCAGATATCAATTACTAATTGACAATTAGTAGTTTAGTACCATATGCAGTATTGCAGTAGACTGACTATGCAAGAATGAGATGAATAATTAGTCTACTTCAACATAAAATAAGTCTACTTCTCTGTCTATGCTACATATCCCCCAACATTTGATTATTAGAAAGAGAGCAAAGAGAAAATAAGTTTTACTTATGCACACTGTTATTATATTCTGGAAGGGCAATACGAACAAAGTTACACGCTTAGACTACAAAACAAACAATATTTAAGATTCAGTAAAGCTGACTTAATTCCTTGATGGTCCAAAACCAGAAAGTTTTGTCACTCTTAACTTTACAGGAAGGATATTACAATATAAGCAACCTGATTGATGCTGCTGACAATATAATTTAGTCGCGCAAATCGTGATCTGCACACAAGCCAGAATTCTCAATTTCAAATGGAATTAATAAAAAAGTGCAAAAGGAGAATGatacaataaaagaaaaaaagtcaAGCATCACTATTTTATCTTCTTTCTGATTTTGTATCAATACCTGGAAAGGCCAAAGTATTTGAGACAGGTCAATATTAGGATAATCTCATAATTACAGAAAAATCAAGCAGCAAACATCTAGCCGCCTGATGTATATGATACTTACAGAAACCAAAAACAGATTAACATTGATGTCCTAAATTCTCATACATACTTACCTTTTCGGATCTAATCATCGATATCCAAGTATTGAAAGGTATTTCCAGTGACTTTTAGCTCATCTGCAAATAATAACAACGAACAGATTATGAGATTAGGACCAAACCAGTACACAAACAAAAAGCAATAGAGTGCAATGACGACAAAGACACAAACAGCAAACAACAGATTGGAATGTAAACTAGCTACCAGCACTCCTGCAGAATGCTCAACAGGCTAATACATTTATAATTACAGAAGACTGTGAATTAGGCAGACTGTGCAGAATGAAAGCAATAGGCAGACTGTGCAGACAAGTAGACAACTGAAAACAGTATACAtgtaaaatctgaaaatttaaaaccaaactCACCATTTTCTAACTTCTCAAGTTGTAAATAGTCTTCAGGTTCCCCTCTTAGATCAGTGATAATTTCTGAAGTTCTTAGCCAGTCTTGGCTACAAATTAAAGCTTCAACTGTTTTTGGTGAAAGCGAGCTTCGGTAGGCATCAATTGTCCTTCCACTAGTGCTAAACGCAGCTTCTGAGGCGACCGAAGAAACTGGCATTCCCAGTACATGCCTAGCAATCTTAGAAAGTATTGGAAATCTTGTGGAGTTCATCTTCCACCATTCTAATATATCAAAAACTTCACCTTTTCTTTCTCTTGCATCAACCAAGTAGACATCAAGTTCCGTCTTTCCCGTCCCTCCTTGATCTCTATCATCCATGTacttttcaaaatcatcattcCATGAATCATCCGATTGATTAGTTTGAATTTTGGAAGTTGAATTCCCTTGCCCCTTCAAACTTAAATTCAAGTAGTAGTCAAAAAGTTCTTGCAATGTCTTCAATACTTTGTCACACATTATAGAATTTGTTTTCCAATATAGCCTCCGGTCCTCTAAGAAATTTCTTTAAATATGAAATCGCTTTATCATTCGAGGAAGCATTATCTAATGTGATAGTAAATACACGATCTAACCCCCATTGTGCAAATAAATCAAGTAGCATTTTTCCTATTGCATCCCCTTTATGACTTCCAATTTGTgggaaatttaaaattcttttacaCATCTTCCAATCATCATTGATCCAATGAGCCGTAAGGCACATATAATTAGTGTTTTGGACCGATGTCCAAGTATCCGTGGTAAAGGAGACTCTTTGATTGGCCAAGCTCTTTTTTAATTTCACTAGTTCCTCACCATATATCTTTAGGCAATCTCTAGCAACCGTCCATCTACTTGGCATCTTAAATTTTGGTTCGGCTTCATTTAATAACTCTCTAAACCCTTCGTGTTCCACAATCCTAAAGGGTTGATTGTCTTTGATACACATTAAGGAAATTTTCTTCCTTAACCTTTCTTGACTAAAGGTGTGTGCTTTAATCATGTGAAGTTTATCttcctttgatattttttcaaacCGCAATGTCTTTTGCAATTTATCAATATTAGTACGAAGTGGTGATTTAGGACATACCGTTTTCAAATGATTCATCATTGCCGATGTACCATTTCGTGAAAAACATCCAATTACCACGTTACACAACCGACACTTGGCCTTTTCTTTACCAACTGGACAGCCTTCTAATTTAACAAAATACTCCCAAGCCGGCGAAATCTTTTTAGTCTTCTCATCACGCAACTCATCTTGTTTTTCACCAGTTGGTACCTTTTCGTTTTCCAGATTAACATGTATCTACAAAATTAACAGGGGTACTGATAAATAATAAGGATatcaaaagtaaaaacaaaatgactaaaactaaacataatataaaagtacACAACGAAGTAGAGTATTACAGCGGAAATCAAATCGAGTCTTACCCCTTCATCTGTACGAGGATTTTGAGTTTGTTGCTGCAGCAAATCATCATCCATACTTTATCTTCTTATCTCCTGTCAATGGATGCTGGCTTGCTGGGTCTTGCTATGGAGATTAGAAATTAGGTCGCTGCTGTGCTGCTCACTGCTCAGTGCTCACTTTGATCgattgtaaacgaattagggattaGTGTAAATGGACTCTGAAGGTGAAGGCTGAAGCAACGAATGTATCAAAAGCCCAGTTTAAACATACCCATAAAACATCAGTGCTTGGCCCAGCTAGATATTATAACTTTTAGTATCagaaatatatgtaatttataatttttaaaattaaaaattttatataaattataaataatatatataaatattatttattaaaaaatcggatcggttcggtttttttcggatcggttcctagctataaccggaaccgcacaatcggtttcggtttttaatttttcggtttcggtttcggtttcggttcggttttatacggttcggtttttagcGGTTTTtagcggtttcggtttcggttttattcggttttttgctcacccctactttAACCTCCGAGATACTGAGAACATTTTAATCGCTCATAATCAAGTCCCAGAATCTGAAATAGTGTTATCTAACAGTAAGATATCTTAAGGAGATGTTTGCTTTTTTTCTGCAGACTTACATGGATTCAGAAATAGTGTGATCAGAATCAGGTCACACAGCATGAAGCTGCGCCCCTTGAACAAAGCGCATAAAGAATACAAGCTCTGAAATTCTGTATAAAGCAAAAAAAATGACGAAGCTTGTAGATGATAGAGAAACCAGGCCGCGATCTCAACAGTACAGCAGCTGAGTTGAGATTCATACAACGGACTGGTTAAGTATTGTAAAATTTGTCTAGGCTGCACCTTCTGTTGTATGTTGATATGTAAATGAAGATAAAAGTCCATCCTAGAATGTTCGTTTAGTGACTCTCTTTTAAACGGAAATCTTGTCAATTGGATGATACTGAACATATATAGGTAACTCTGGGACTATAATCATCAAATAAAAACCTGAAAATGTTGGCGGGTGAAACAGAAAATTTACGTTAGGTATAATCACGTTTTTATGGTTTTTTAAACCATCACCAAGATGATATATTTTAAACAGAAATGAGCAAATAGGTTGCAGACATTAATGAGCAAATGTAAATCCGATTTAACAATTCCCAACCTCTCACGACGAATGCTTATGTAATTTTCATAGTCAAAATTCAGAAGATCTGCTaacaaaaaatcttatttttttctaCCACCACGCTCTCTCAACGAAAGGGAAAGTGTTTCTCCTCCTGAGACATTGTAATAAGCAAGGGAAAGATGATCCTTAAGAAAACCAGCCTTTCCACTCAGTTTCTGTTTGTTTGAAGGAAGCTGAATCTCTCCCGCAATTTCCTCTTTCAAACGGCTAACCGTCTCAGATAAAGATTGTACTCTAATCTCCAGTACCTGCCCTTTCAGGTTTCCTTCATCAACATTTGGCACAGACACATGAATACTTGCCGGTCCCTGAGGTCAAAGAAGAAAAAATCAATCAGAAATGCTACATAGAATGACAAGTCAGAATTACTGAAACAGAGATGCAAGGAAACCTTGCAgtacaataataaaattaaaagatacTCCATACCTGGTGTTGAGCCAGGAACTGATCTTCAGGAATGAGCATAGAATCACCGAGTCTTTGCCTCTTTGGCTCAGGCTCCTCCGGAAGTGGAGGAGCTTCCTCGGGTGGAGGCGGTGGGGGAATTCCAAGAGGCATAGGTGGGTGAACCATATGCATCCCATGCTGGGGCATGACATGGGGTGCATAAGGTCGAGGAGCTGTTAGAGGTGTATACATGAGAGTACGTCCAATACTCCCTGTATGACCATCCCATATGACCTGCTTTGGTTGCtcatattttttcttttcaatctcTGCCTTGACTGCGTTAGAAACCTCCTCCTCGGTCGTACCAAATAGATCAGGACGGGTCCGTGCAAGTCCCATAATGTTTTTGGATATGTCATCATCCTGGGCAAGAGTGGTACTATCCCGAATCTTAGCAAACATTCTCTCTTTCTGCTCCTTGTACTTGGGATCAATGAGAGAGATTCTCATGTGTTCAGACATCTCATTGATCAGAATTAGCTCACCAGTGATTGGGGAAACAACGTATTTAGTTGAATCTCTCTCAGCAGGATTTCTCTCCTCAGGCCTCTTCCAGTTCTTCACAATTCTCATTGGGGTTATTGTGGCTTCACTTTGCTTACCGCAGCCATTTTCTTCAAGACTAGCAACCCTCATGCCTTGTTCGAAAAGCTGAACCTCTTCTTCATCCATCTCCATTTCTACTTCCTTTCCAGGCTCAGCAATTAATCCTTCCTCCTCCAAAGTCGACATCTTGCTTCTCCTTGTGACTTCCTCAAGTGTCATCGGAGCTGGTAAATCATCATCCTCGTTATTGGCAAAGTCTATCCTCTCGACAACAACGAAATTATGCCAATCAATAATCCTAGGCTTCCTAGCCATCTGTTTCCTTTCTTGCCGCACCTCATCCATGATATAATTTTGCCTTGCCTGCTCTTGAGAACGCTCCCACTCCAACCTGTGAAGGCAACGTTCAAGGATGGTCGTCATGCTGTCAACACTGCTCTGCAGTTTATCAGTCAAACCCTTCGGAGGCATTAACACTTTTGAATAGGCATCTACTAGAGAAGTAAAAAACTTAAACAGGATGCTATGTTTGGGCTTCATGAAGTTGAACTGGGGGTTATTCCCCTCCCTCCTTGAGAGTTCTTCATGAAATGATTTCCCATTCCGCGCTACAAACTGTGCTGTGAGCTTAATCATATCCAACTCCTCCCCAGTAATTCCTTCAGGAAGACCAACAGTGTACTGCTCTGCTGCTGGGGGTTCAAGGGGTTTACGAAACGGTTCCGAGGGATCAGGCTTTGCTGACTCAAGACCAGATGCATCTGAAGCTTGAATTGGCTGCTGCGAGGTAGAATTCTGACTACGAAATTCAGATAAACGATGCTGATAATAGGCATGATACGGGTCTGAagattttaagaaattgaaTTTTGGATTGTTGGgataatttttcataatcctatgttcgaaTTCTTTCCCAACCTTAGCCACAGACCTAGCTGTTTTCTCAACAATGGTTCGAATATCCGGAGGTGGATGAATAAGTCCAATAGTTTTTGTGTGAGTGGCAACAGATACAGAAGCCGAGCTAGCCTGCCTTGCTTCCTCCTCAATATCATCAAGAATCTCCCTATCTTGCAATTCAGATGGAGGGAGAGGACCAAGATTCCCATCAATCGGTGGAGCCGGAAGGGGCAGTATCGGCGTGGAGCCTAACATCTTGCCTTGTTCTCAAATAAAACAACCACTTCACACAGAGGGgagagacgagagagagagagagagaggaggggggGGGACacagaggggggagagagagagagagagagagagagagagggagagagacgagagagagagagagagagggagggagggagagagacgaGAGATATGTTCTCCTTGTTAATTCAATACGGTGGTTAGAATATATAGACAAGCTGGCCGGATTTCTTCTTTTTCGACACGGATTGGGCTTTGTATTTCGATTCCGCCCAAAATTTGAGTTCGTAATCAAAGTTTTGCCTCATAATCCTATTTGAATTCAGAGAAAAATTTAACAAAGACAATGAAAGTTTCCATCACAAACCATATCGAAGAGGGAAAGAATTGATTCCATCACCCGTTCGCAACTTTTGTCACAAAACCCTCAAATCAAAGAGATCGAGAGACCAGGGAGATCGAGAGAGAATCCTAGAGAGATCTCGAGACCAAGGAGATGTCGGCGACTTTACTAGAGGTGACTCGCGCGTATCACGAGGAAGTCGAACGCCTCGAGCGAACAATCGTCGAGGATCTCCAAAACGATCCACCTTGTAACAGAGACCGTCTTCACCAGAGCCACCGCGTTCGCAGTATGATCGATCAAATCTCCGCCACTACTTACAAACTCATTGAGATTTATGAAGATGACAACAATGCCAGGAAAGATGAGATTGCGGCTCTCAGATGCCAGATGGATCACGAAGATAACCTGTTTTACGAGCTATTGAAAGAGATTCGGGAGTATCCTAGGCGTCATCGTGTTGTTGATCGTGCAACTGATATGGTTGAGTCAATGCTCGAGGTTGAGTTCAGTGGCGAGGAAGGTTCTGGTCGTTATTTGGATCTGCATCAACTTTACAATGATTATATGAATTCTAAATTTGGAGAGCCTCTTGAGTACTCCGCGTACCTTCAAGTGTTTCCACAAGCTGGGAAGATACCTCGCAAATTGAAGCTTACAAGGCAATACAAGGAGTATCTGAGCAAGGTGCTGGAGTATCTCATAGGTTTCTTTCAACGGACAGAACCCTTGCAAGACCTGGAAACAATTTTCTCAAAGGTTAAAACTGAGTTGGAGGAGCCATGGGCTAGCAAAGGACATGATCCTTCTCAACACACTGCCATTGATCTTGATGACTACAGCACAGTGGAAGAGCTCATCGAGGAGGGACCTGAGCGGTTAAAGGAGGGTTTGGCAGCACGAGGACTCAAGACGGGTGGTACTATTCTTCAGCGTGCAGAGAGGCTTTTCCTTACCAAGGATACACCTCAAAAATTTGGATAAAAAGCATTTTCTGAAAGGAGAACAAATCAATGACTGGAAAGAAATTGCCTTGATGGAAGCTAAGATGGAAAAGCTATGCGATCTGTTACATAAGACAATAGTACGTACAAAAGAAAATGTGGAGAGGAAGCAGGCTCTGACATACCAAGAGATGGAAGTAGAAAGAGAAGAGAATGAGGTACAAGCCGCCAcggaaagtgatgatgatgatgagcaGCCAATTTATAATCCTATGAAGTTGCCAATGGGTTGGGATGGGAAGCCTATACCTTACTGGTTGTACAAGCTTCATGGTCTGGGTCAGGAGTTTAAATGTGAGATATGTGGGAACCAGAGTTACTGGGGCCGTAGAGCCTATGAGCGTCACTTTAAGGAATGGAGGCATCAGCACGGGATGCGTTGCCTTGGCATTCCTAATACCAAGAATTTCAATGAAGTCACATTGGTTGAGGAAGCCAAAGAATTGTGGGAACGTATCCAAGAGCGTCAAGGAGTGAACAAGTGGCGTCCGGACCTTGAAGAGGAGTATGAAGACCAAGAGGGAAATATCTATAATAAGAAAACATATACCGATCTGCAGCGACAGGGGTTGATATAGCTATCAACACTCAGTTATCTGACAGTTTTTCCTTTCGGAACTTGGAAGAAACGGGAGAAAAGTTGCATTGGCTATTTGTGTTTAAGactaaattttataatgaaCCATCTTTTTGGCACAATTTCATTCCCTTCTAATACACTCATATTTAGAATGTAATAAATTTACTGCCACAGGTTTTATGCCAAGAGTATGATGCCTTTCAAATGGAGGATGAGTAAAAACAGAAatctataataatattttgttattgttattgtgTGTTATCTATAATAATGATTTGTATGTTGATACTTGATTTTAAATCCGTTTATGCTCTGTCCTGGTATAAGTTGTGTGCTACCTGTAACCAGATAGTTTTGATAATTATCCTGTGATGAAATTGTTGATAAGGATTTGTGTTTGGAAATTCAATCTGTTGGAATTGACCTAAGCAAAAATATTCTTGTTTTAATATGTGGAACAGTTCAATTCTTGTGCCTTAGTATGTGTTGAGATCTTCTTTAAATGTCAAGATTTTGAAGCCAGGAAAACATGCTAAGGAGTTTAAAGAGTCTATGAGCAATCTACTTGATGACTGGAACTCGCAGTCCAATCAGTGCGTACTATGACAGTAGCTCAAGAAAGGCTTTCGGAAGTGCATTCTTTGGTCTTCACTCAGATTCTTTCAGGGTGACCATAGATCAGATGTCCGTCGTTCGGTCTTCACCAAAATTCTTCAGATGATGAGAAGAATCTCCCTTTTGTACTCAACAATGTTGTATACTCAAGCACATTTGTGCTCTCCACTATAGTGTTGTAATGTGGACTGTGGAGGACATCAAATCATTTTTTACACTCCTGTAATGAAAAATGTTGAATAAGCATATTTTGTTTAAGGGGcctgtactttcattcttgaataaATTATCCAATGAATGATAACATAATGTATTTTTTGGCTAAACTCACCAGATGGCTTCTCCTTGATGAACTATTGAACTCTACAAGACAAGGTTTGGAAAGATGACAAGTTTCACTTCAAACCATAAACTGTGTCTGATGAAAAGGTTTAAATTCAAGTGCAACAAAAAAGATCAAGTTAATTATCGCATTAAAGCAGTAAGCAGGGTTCTAAGATTCTCCGattaatctttaaaaaatattttaaaaatttatcgtTTATATTCTGATATAACTAAAAATTctcgatttataaaaaaatctctgacaaatttatcaaatcagaattttttAACAGATTAATTCcaatattcaatttttattttcgaacCGTCTCCCCAGATATATGTACCCGGTAAAGCTTCAGTAGTTGCTTCTTCGAAAATGGGTTTTTCAATAGTTCGCAGTACAAGCAAACtccaaaaatcaaatctttttattcaaaaaccaaacaaaaccctGTTTCATTCCCACAAAATCTCAAGAAACTACACAACAATCCATGACAATTCAGTAAAACCCCAACCCACTGACAAAACCAACCAAAACCCAGATGAAAAAAGCCCCAAAATCTCTCAAGAATCAGAGAAAATTTGCAAAATTGTAATGACCcatcatcaaaataataaagattCAAGCTTTGACAAGGCCTTAAGCTCTGCTAATGTTGATTTATCTCCTCTCTTGGTTGTTGAGGTCTTAAAGAAGCTAAACAATGCTGGTGCACTAGCTTTACAATTCTTCAAATGGGCTGAAAATAAACATGGGTACAAGCATACAACAGATACTTACAACTGTTTGATTGAGTCTTTAGGGAGGATTAGGCAGTTTAAGATGATTTGGGTTCTTGTTAATGACATGAAGCAAAAAGGGGTTTTGAGTAAAGATACATTCTTGATGATCTCGAGGCGATATTCGAGAGCTAAGAAGGTTAAGGAAGCTGTGGAAGCATTTGAGAGGATGGAAAGATTTGGGCTTAAGGCTGAATTGTGTGATTATAATAGGTTGCTTGATTGTTTGTGTAAGTCTGGCAATGTGGAGAAGGCACATCAGTTGTTTGATAAGTGGAAGAAGGGTACGATTGAGGCGGATGTTAAGACGTATACGGTTTTGTTAGAAGGGTGGGGGAAAGAGCAGAATTTGTTGAAATTGAATGAAGTTTTTAGGGAGATGAAAGGTGATGGGCTGAAACCTGATGTTGTGACTTATGGGATTGTTGTTCATGCTTATTGTAAGGCGAAGAAGAATGATGAGGCAATTGAATTGTTTCGTGAAATGGAGAGGAATGGTGTTAAGCCTAGTCCACATACGTACTGCACGTTGATTAATGGTTTGGGTAATGAGAAGAGGTTGGCTGAGGCTCTTGAGTTCTTTGAGCAGTCGAAAGTAAGTGGTTTTGCTCCAGAAGCGCCTACTTATAATGCCGTTGTGGGGGCTTTTTGTTGGTCTTTGCAAATGTATGATGCATATCGGATGGTTGACGAGATGAGGAAATGTGGGATTGGT is a window from the Daucus carota subsp. sativus chromosome 8, DH1 v3.0, whole genome shotgun sequence genome containing:
- the LOC108197473 gene encoding pentatricopeptide repeat-containing protein At1g71060, mitochondrial isoform X3, whose translation is MGFSIVRSTSKLQKSNLFIQKPNKTLFHSHKISRNYTTIHDNSVKPQPTDKTNQNPDEKSPKISQESEKICKIVMTHHQNNKDSSFDKALSSANVDLSPLLVVEVLKKLNNAGALALQFFKWAENKHGYKHTTDTYNCLIESLGRIRQFKMIWVLVNDMKQKGVLSKDTFLMISRRYSRAKKVKEAVEAFERMERFGLKAELCDYNRLLDCLCKSGNVEKAHQLFDKWKKGTIEADVKTYTVLLEGWGKEQNLLKLNEVFREMKGDGLKPDVVTYGIVVHAYCKAKKNDEAIELFREMERNGVKPSPHTYCTLINGLGNEKRLAEALEFFEQSKVSGFAPEAPTYNAVVGAFCWSLQMYDAYRMVDEMRKCGIGPNSRTYDIILHHLVKARRTEEAYDIFQKMSNEPHCKPVLSTYEIIVRMFCNEGRLDMAMLIWDQMKANNVLPGMHMYSTLIHSLCHENKLDDACKYFQEMMDMGIRPPVHMFSNLKDSLLEIGRKDTVLDLSQKLDNLRNTQLQ
- the LOC108197473 gene encoding pentatricopeptide repeat-containing protein At1g71060, mitochondrial isoform X2, producing the protein MGFSIVRSTSKLQKSNLFIQKPNKTLFHSHKISRNYTTIHDNSVKPQPTDKTNQNPDEKSPKISQESEKICKIVMTHHQNNKDSSFDKALSSANVDLSPLLVVEVLKKLNNAGALALQFFKWAENKHGYKHTTDTYNCLIESLGRIRQFKMIWVLVNDMKQKGVLSKDTFLMISRRYSRAKKVKEAVEAFERMERFGLKAELCDYNRLLDCLCKSGNVEKAHQLFDKWKKGTIEADVKTYTVLLEGWGKEQNLLKLNEVFREMKGDGLKPDVVTYGIVVHAYCKAKKNDEAIELFREMERNGVKPSPHTYCTLINGLGNEKRLAEALEFFEQSKVSGFAPEAPTYNAVVGAFCWSLQMYDAYRMVDEMRKCGIGPNSRTYDIILHHLVKARRTEEAYDIFQKMSNEPHCKPVLSTYEIIVRMFCNEGRLDMAMLIWDQMKANNVLPGMHMYSTLIHSLCHENKLDDACKYFQEMMDMGIRPPVHMFSNLKDSLLEIGRKDTVLDLSQKLDNLRNTQLVS
- the LOC108199478 gene encoding probable splicing factor 3A subunit 1, with translation MLGSTPILPLPAPPIDGNLGPLPPSELQDREILDDIEEEARQASSASVSVATHTKTIGLIHPPPDIRTIVEKTARSVAKVGKEFEHRIMKNYPNNPKFNFLKSSDPYHAYYQHRLSEFRSQNSTSQQPIQASDASGLESAKPDPSEPFRKPLEPPAAEQYTVGLPEGITGEELDMIKLTAQFVARNGKSFHEELSRREGNNPQFNFMKPKHSILFKFFTSLVDAYSKVLMPPKGLTDKLQSSVDSMTTILERCLHRLEWERSQEQARQNYIMDEVRQERKQMARKPRIIDWHNFVVVERIDFANNEDDDLPAPMTLEEVTRRSKMSTLEEEGLIAEPGKEVEMEMDEEEVQLFEQGMRVASLEENGCGKQSEATITPMRIVKNWKRPEERNPAERDSTKYVVSPITGELILINEMSEHMRISLIDPKYKEQKERMFAKIRDSTTLAQDDDISKNIMGLARTRPDLFGTTEEEVSNAVKAEIEKKKYEQPKQVIWDGHTGSIGRTLMYTPLTAPRPYAPHVMPQHGMHMVHPPMPLGIPPPPPPEEAPPLPEEPEPKRQRLGDSMLIPEDQFLAQHQGPASIHVSVPNVDEGNLKGQVLEIRVQSLSETVSRLKEEIAGEIQLPSNKQKLSGKAGFLKDHLSLAYYNVSGGETLSLSLRERGGGICGWRRSREAVAEIVAFYYSIILNSYFGSTNILATYIVKNRSMKTLVMNLEAPRPTRAAFCRRATGCSQEQARQKNIMDEVRKERKQRARIIDWHDFVVVEMIDFANNEDDDLPAPMALEEVIRRSKMLTLEEEEIVEPGKEVGMEMDEEEVQLFEQGMRVASLEENGGGKQSEATITPMRIVKNWKRPEERNPAERDPTKYVVSPITGELILINEMSEHMRISLIDPKYKEQKERMFAKIRDTPLAQNDDISKNIMGLARTRPDLFGTTEEEVSNAVKAEIEKKKYEQPKQVIWDGHTGSIGRTPMYTPLTAPRPYAPHVMPQHGMHMVHPPMPLGIPPPPPPEEAPPLPEEPEPKRQRLGDSMLIPEDQFLAQHQGPASIHVSVPNVDEGNLKGQVLKIRVESLSETVSRLKEKIAGEIQLPSNKQKLSGKAGFLKDHLSLAYYNVSGGETLSLSLRERGGRKR
- the LOC108197473 gene encoding pentatricopeptide repeat-containing protein At1g71060, mitochondrial isoform X1 — its product is MGFSIVRSTSKLQKSNLFIQKPNKTLFHSHKISRNYTTIHDNSVKPQPTDKTNQNPDEKSPKISQESEKICKIVMTHHQNNKDSSFDKALSSANVDLSPLLVVEVLKKLNNAGALALQFFKWAENKHGYKHTTDTYNCLIESLGRIRQFKMIWVLVNDMKQKGVLSKDTFLMISRRYSRAKKVKEAVEAFERMERFGLKAELCDYNRLLDCLCKSGNVEKAHQLFDKWKKGTIEADVKTYTVLLEGWGKEQNLLKLNEVFREMKGDGLKPDVVTYGIVVHAYCKAKKNDEAIELFREMERNGVKPSPHTYCTLINGLGNEKRLAEALEFFEQSKVSGFAPEAPTYNAVVGAFCWSLQMYDAYRMVDEMRKCGIGPNSRTYDIILHHLVKARRTEEAYDIFQKMSNEPHCKPVLSTYEIIVRMFCNEGRLDMAMLIWDQMKANNVLPGMHMYSTLIHSLCHENKLDDACKYFQEMMDMGIRPPVHMFSNLKDSLLEIGRKDTVLDLSQKLDNLRNTQLIRV
- the LOC108199480 gene encoding uncharacterized protein LOC108199480 isoform X2: MDDDLLQQQTQNPRTDEGIHVNLENEKVPTGEKQDELRDEKTKKISPAWEYFVKLEGCPVGKEKAKCRLCNVVIGCFSRNGTSAMMNHLKTGQGNSTSKIQTNQSDDSWNDDFEKYMDDRDQGGTGKTELDVYLVDARERKVSSVASEAAFSTSGRTIDAYRSSLSPKTVEALICSQDWLRTSEIITDLRGEPEDYLQLEKLENDELKVTGNTFQYLDIDD
- the LOC108199480 gene encoding uncharacterized protein LOC108199480 isoform X1, with the translated sequence MDDDLLQQQTQNPRTDEGIHVNLENEKVPTGEKQDELRDEKTKKISPAWEYFVKLEGCPVGKEKAKCRLCNVVIGCFSRNGTSAMMNHLKTGQGNSTSKIQTNQSDDSWNDDFEKYMDDRDQGGTGKTELDVYLVDARERKGEVFDILEWWKMNSTRFPILSKIARHVLGMPVSSVASEAAFSTSGRTIDAYRSSLSPKTVEALICSQDWLRTSEIITDLRGEPEDYLQLEKLENDELKVTGNTFQYLDIDD